From Malacoplasma iowae:
TGCTTTTGATAAAAATTGATTACGTCTTGATTATAACGGTGTATTTCAACCAACAGAAGAATGAAACAAAAGATACACAATTAAAGGTAAAATATACAAACACGGTTTAGTAAAAATAAAAGGTGAAGTTCTAAGTAAGGAAATGAAAAATTTTATATTATTAAGAAAATAAAACTACTATATCTTAATAATCACTTTTTTCATCATTAGTTAATAAAATAATTTTAATCAGATATAAATTCAATTATATAGTTAATTTATTTTTAAAAATCATATGGCATAAAATACATAAAAATATAAGAACATTTATATATTAAAGATTTATTTATAATTGTCTTTTTTCTAAACATGTTAAGTTAAAAAAATAATGTTACCATCATAGAGAAACTAATTTTTAAATTATCTTTTAAATCATTAAATAGAAAATTATCTTAATCTCTTAATTTATCAAAAAAAAGTTAGTTGACTTATTATATTATGTTAACTACTAATTAGTATCAATCCATAATATTATTGTATATTATTCAAATAATATAAATTATTGTTTAATAAATATTACATATTTATGAAAGTGATTTTTTATTTTATTGTCTTTATATTATATTTGTTTATTTTTTATTGTGCTAGTCAAATATATTATCTTTCTATTTCTGGGTTAATATTAAAAAATATTAATAGTTCTTCAAAATTATTCTCCAACGATTCAATAAGATGTCAATATTTTTCACATTGCTTTTTATAATGAACCTAAAACATCAATGAAAATAACATTGTTTATAAATTTGTAATTTATTATGTAACTTTTGAACGAAGAAAGATCTTTTTATTTTTTTATACTTGTTTTGTATAATTTCTTATTTTATTTTAAGTAATAACATTTTTGATGGATTCATTTTGAAATGTAACTTTTGAATTTTATAAAATTACTTTTAAATTATCACAGCAAGTTAAATAAAAAAATAGATTTCTTATTTTAAATTCTCTATTAATTAAATAAATTGTATGGTTAATTATTTTAAAATGATATTTAGAAAACATTATAAAATATTTTTTTAAACCAAATTACTATTTTTGTTTTGGCATTTTTGTTGTTGTATAGATTTCATTTATATTTAAAAATTTTATTTACTAAAACTTAATATTTTTGTATAAAATTCACCATTAAAAACTATCTCATTATTTGAGATATTTAAAATATATTTAAATTTTAAACTATAAGAAAACCCATTATAATCCTTTGTGATTGTTTGTTTGTTATCTGATAAATCAATTATTATATTTTCTAGCTTAAAAGCATTGTCAAATATACTTGTGTCAATATTTCAAGAATAATTATTTATATTAACTGATAATATTTTTAATGAAACATTATCGACTAAAGAATTTATATTATTTGGTGTTAAATTTGAATTTCTCTTTATGAAATCTAAATATGTATTATCAAAATTTTCTAAAATTAAAGATTTGCCATCTTTTAAACTATTTATTTGACTTAATATATTTTTATTTTTTGAAATATCATTGATTATATTTTTTGTATATTTTTCCTTTATTTGTGAACTATTATTTTCAATTTTTTCCATTTTATCTTTATAAAAATCATTAAATTTTAAAAGATTTGTTAAAGTATTAGTTTTATTTGATTTAACATATTCATTATTTTCATTTGCAACACTATATGAAAATTCTAATATTCCATTAATATCATCAACTAAACTATTTTCACTAATATATTCAAAAATAAATGTTTTATTATTGTTAAAATATTTTGATGCAATTAAATCTATTTTTTCTTTGTCAAATGATAAAGGTAAACGGTTAATATTGTTTGAAAAATCAGAATGCAATTTTGATGCAAAAGTATTTTTTATTACATCATTATTAACAACTACAAAATTATTAACCAATGTATCTAAAATTTCTTGATCTGAAAAATATTTTAATGAATAATCAAAAGCAAAGTGAATTGTTGATTTATCAACAAAAGTTATTTGTAATTCTTCTTTTTGTCATGAATTATTTTTATATAAAGTTATTTCAAATGAACCTGAAATTTTTTTAATATTTAAATTATTTTCAAATTCTATTTTTATAGATTTAAATTTTGATGGATCAATATTCAATATTTCATCATTTGATTTAACATCAACAATAACAAATGGTTTTATATAATTTATTATTTGATTTGGTGTTAAAAGTTTTATATCACTTTCATTTTTTAAATCAATTATAAACTTATCTTTTAGCTCTAAGTTTGAATTAAGCTTATATATTTTGTTTTTTGGCAAATTATATGAAAATATATTTTTAATTTCTATTTTTATTGGTGTGATAATAAAGGTTTTAAACTTACCAGCAATATTAAATATTAATTCATTATTATAAGAATTTGAACTTTCATTGATTGTCAAATTTATATCTTTATAAATGTTATTGTTTTTATCATCTTTATAAGTTAAAAGTTTTTCTTTTATATTTTGATTTGTTAAAGTAGAAAAATCCATATCTTTATAGATAAGATTTAAATCACTTATAAGCTTTGCATAAGCATTTACTTTAACATCATTTAATATAATTCCACCTTCTTGTAATTTTAAAAATTCAATTTCACTATCATTATTAATAAACTCAAAATTAATATTTATTAAAACTTGTTGTGGAGTTTTATTTTCTTCAAATATTTCAACTTTTATAGCATATGATAAATCATTAGCTTTTAATTCAATGTATTTTTCTTCATTAGAGTATTTATAATTTGAATCTTCTAAAAATTTATAGTTAGATTTTTCAGTAAAATTAGTATTGGTTAAATCAAATAATTCTACTGCTTTTTGCCCAAAATATATTCTTATGTTTTTTTGATGATATGATTGATTTAATTTTAAATTTAAGTTTAAATTATGAATATCGATAGTTGATACCAAACTTGAACCATTATCTAATTTAGTTACTATATTATCTTTAAGTATGCTATTTGGTTTTTTTGTTTGTTCAGTAGCAATTTGTCCATTTGAAGAATTGTTTTTATTATTTGAACAGCTTGTTGACAAATTTAAAGCAATAATTGGAACTAACGAAAGACTTGTTAGAGCTAGTGTTTTGAATTTATTTTTCTTCATAAATATCACCTTATTAATAGTCATTTATTTAAAATTAGTTATAAAAATATTTATTAATTAAAACATTTAAAAATTAAATTTACAACATCATTTTAAATATTTAAATAATTCTATCATTTATGAAACTTAAAAATTTAATAAATTATTTTAACGCATAGATTAATTTCCAATATAAAAGTAAAAATGAAAATCAAATAAAATAATTGGATAAATATCTAACAATATTTTATTTAAAATATATCTCAGCAAAATAATAAAAACACCTTTAAAAAACGTAATATTTGTTATTTAATTCAGTATAATAATTTTGTTAAACAAAAGGGGATATATGAATAAAACGATAACTGTTTCACAAATTGGTGATTCATATAAAGTAAATATTAGATCTGAAGGCAGTTCAATGTCTACTGGATATATGATTGGAATGATAATTGGTTTTTTCTTTTTCTTAATAATAGGAATAATAATGTTGATTATGTGATTAATGAAAAACAATGATAGTAATAATGTTAATGTTGATATTGTTTTACCAAAAGATAATTGAGAAAATGAATTAGACAAACAATTATTAATTTACAACTTTGGATCTGATACTGACAAAATTAAATTAGAAATTACAAATAAAATAAAAATCTTAAATGTATAAAAACACACATATATTGATTTTTAAATAAAATATCCAAAATATAATAATGAGTAATGTTTAAAGTTGCTTAAATTTATATTTTGGTTTTTGCTCGATTGACATGTGAAGTGCAACACTCAAAAAAGAGTGTGCACTTCATTTGTTTTGTTTGTAAGTGTTCACTAATAAAAAGATAATGAATATTAGGAGTGCTTATGAAAACTTATAAACATTTAACAAAAGAAGAAAGATGCTTAATTTATTTTCTTTGAAATAAAGAAAAATATTCTATGAATAAGATTGCAAAAATCTTAAATAAAAACAAATCAACAATATCAAGAGAATTAAAAAGAAACACATCTTCAACAGGGATTTATTATTCATCAACTGCTCACAAAAAATACATTAGAAGAAAATCAAATTGTCATATGTTTTTTATGTTGAAGTACAAAAACTTCACAGATCTTTTTATTCAAAAATTTAATCCTAAATCTCATGGTGTAGAAGCTACAATTTTTTGAATAAAAGAAAACTATCCGTTAGTTAAAGTTCCAAGTGCTAGGCAAGTATTTAGATGAATCAATAGCAAGATTTGAAAGATACAAAGAAGAGATTGTTTAAGAAGAAAATATGTTAAAGGAAAAAGAAGAAAAATAGGTATATTTTCTAAAATTGATGGAAAATACTGCATTCCTTATAGTCTAAGACCAGAAAAGATAAACAATAGAAAAGAATTTGGACATTGAGAAGCTGATCTAATAGTTAGTAAAAGGCAAAGTGGTTATTACCACTTATTGACATTAGTGGAAAGAAAAACAAGGTTGGCAATTATTAGAAAAATAAAAGGGAAGAACGCTAGATCAATGATGGCTAAAATGTATACCATTATTCGAGATGAAAAACTCCCAATAAAAAGCATCACTGTTGATAATGGGTTAGAGTTTCAAATGATGGGAATAACTGCAAAACAATTCAACTTTAAAGTTTATTATTGCCAACCTTATTCTTCATTCCAAAGAGGGTCCAACGAGAACATAAATGGGATAGTTAGAAGATGATATAAAAAAGGAACTGACTTCAGTTTAGTAAGTGAAGATAAAATAAAAACTCTTGAATGAAAAGTAAACAACATCCCAAGAAAAATGTTTGGTTATAAAACAGCTTACCAAATGTATCAAGAAAATATTTAAAACAAAAAAACTCTCAACTTATATTTCAAAGTCGAGAGTTTAATGTAACATTGAAGTGTTGCACTTCACATGTCAGTTAGGGAAATATCCAAAATATAATAATGAGTAATGTTTAAAGTTGCTTAAATTTATATTTTGGTTTTTTTATTATTTTAAAACCTTATTATTAAAAGCAATAATTTTAAATTGATTTTAAAAAATACATCTTTATAAAAAAACTAAATTAACAAAAAATAATATTAAAAAATTTGTAATATTTTCAAGTAGTTTTTTTGCAACTAAAATGCCATAAAAATTTTTTTTACAGAAATTTTAACATTTAAAAAATTTTAATATTTTTTATTAACTATTGTTTTTTTAATGTGTTAGAATGCTAAAAAATAAGAAAAATGGGGAAAACAATTATGTTTACGCATAACTTAAAAAAGATTTTGTTAACAGGTTCTGTTACATTTGGGATAGCAACATCAGCAGCTATTCCTTTCACTACAAATATGACTTTTAATAATAAAAAAAATGATGATAGTTCTATAAAAGTCCCTGGTGATGATTCTAATAATGAAGGAAACGATTCAAACAATGGCTCGAACCCAGGTGATAACGAAAATAACAATAATAACAATAACAACAATAACAATGGTGGCCAAGATAATAACAATGGACAAGTTGACGAGGACAAAGACAAAAGAATTGTTATCACTAAACAACCAACTAGTATAGAAGTGTTTCAAGGAGAAACTGCTACATTCTCATTTGCATATGAGGCATATGATTTATCAAGAGATGATAAAATTTTCATTCAATGATATAAAAATGATCAATTGCTTAATAACCAAACATCACAAACATTAATTATAAATAGTGTAAAACAATCTGATGTTGGTCAATATTATGCAACAATTAGTGTTGGAACTAATAGTAGCAATTCTCAATTATTTACAACATCTAATAAAGTTAATTTAGGTGTTAAAGATGAATCGTTAAGATATGATTCAATTGTTTTTGGAAATGATACTCCAATAGCTTCATATCATAATTATGTAGAAAACCCAGTTCTTAAAATTACAGTATTAGTTCAATTTTCAAAAAATGGACTTCTTGTTTATAATGGTGAAAGAGTAAAAGTTGATTTTTATATAGGTGATATTTTAGCTGAAACTTTATATGCATCAGCTGGTTTCAACACACTATATGCAATGATTGAATGTGACCGTTCTGATTTTGAAGGTAAAGAAATTTATGTTGTTGCAACATACCACAAGTTAGTAAGAAAAGAAACAATCAACAAGTGATCTGATTGATAATTATTAAAATGATTATCTATTCATTTTACTAGTTTAATGAATTAATATTAAAATAGTTTAAGAAAAAACAAATGCAATAAAAAACTGGAACTTATGTAGGTATACAAATTCCAGTTTTTTTCCCTAACTGACATGTGAAGTGCAACACTTCAATGTTACATTAAACTCTCGACTTTGAAATATAAGTTGAGAGTTTTTTTGTTTTAAATATTTTCTTGATACATTTGGTAAGCTGTTTTATAACCAAACATTTTTCTTGGGATGTTGTTTACTTTTCATTCAAGAGTTTTTATTTTATCTTCACTTACTAAACTGAAGTCAGTTCCTTTTTTATATCATCTTCTAACTATCCCATTTATGTTCTCGTTGGACCCTCTTTGGAATGAAGAATAAGGTTGGCAATAATAAACTTTAAAGTTGAATTGTTTTGCAGTTATTCCCATCATTTGAAACTCTAACCCATTATCAACAGTGATGCTTTTTATTGGGAGTTTTTCATCTCGAATAATGGTATACATTTTAGCCATCATTGATCTAGCGTTCTTCCCTTTTATTTTTCTAATAATTGCCAACCTTGTTTTTCTTTCCACTAATGTCAATAAGTGGTAATAACCACTTTGCCTTTTACTAACTATTAGATCAGCTTCTCAATGTCCAAATTCTTTTCTATTGTTTATCTTTTCTGGTCTTAGACTATAAGGAATGCAGTATTTTCCATCAATTTTAGAAAATATACCTATTTTTCTTCTTTTTCCTTTAACATATTTTCTTCTTAAACAATCTCTTCTTTGTATCTTTCAAATCTTGCTATTGATTCATCTAAATACTTGCCTAGCACTTGGAACTTTAACTAACGGATAGTTTTCTTTTATTCAAAAAATTGTAGCTTCTACACCATGAGATTTAGGATTAAATTTTTGAATAAAAAGATCTGTGAAGTTTTTGTACTTCAACATAAAAAACATATGACAATTTGATTTTCTTCTAATGTATTTTTTGTGAGCAGTTGATGAATAATAAATCCCTGTTGAAGATGTGTTTCTTTTTAATTCTCTTGATATTGTTGATTTGTTTTTATTTAAGATTTTTGCAATCTTATTCATAGAATATTTTTCTTTATTTCAAAGAAAATAAATTAAGCATCTTTCTTCTTTTGTTAAATGTTTATAAGTTTTCATAAGCACTCCTAATATTCATTATCTTTTTATTAGTGAACACTTACAAACAAAACAAATGAAGTGCACACTCTTTTTTGAGTGTTGCACTTCACATGTCAATCGAGCAAAAAACTGGAACTTATGTAGGTATACAAATTCCAGTTTTTTTATTTTTACATTATTTAATTAGAAATTAATAACCAAAAAGTTTAATACAAAAATTTATAATTTTTGTTTCACTTTATTCAAGATAAATTGTTGTTGTTTTTAAAAATGTAATTTTATAAATATATATTTGTTTTTTTAAAAAGATTAACTTATTTCTTTTTATATTGCATTCATCCTAATGAGTTTTCCTTTTCTTTTAATTGTTGCCCACAATCAAAAGAATTAAATATTTGATCTGATATAACATTAGCTTTCTTATATATTGTTTTTCCAGTGTTTCAATAAGGAAATTTTTCTTTATTTAGATAGTTATTTACTTCTAATGTCATACCAGCAAAAGTTTCAGCCATATCTTCTCTAACAGTTCTCATTGAATATCTTGTTATTCATGATCTATTTTGATTTTGATAATCTTTATTTTTAGGATCAACTATTGCAATATTATTTGCAATAATATTTTCATCATTTGTACCATAGTATGATCACTCTGGAAATGTTCCATTACCTTCAACTCTTGGATTTAATGCCATAAAATCTTTTAAAGTTGGTGATAAATGATCACTATATTTAAAATGATAGTCATATGTTTTATCATTTTCTAAATACTCTCAATATATACTATTTATTTTTTCATCAATATAATAAGAAATAATGTGATAGATTTCATGAATGATAACTCTTAATACATACGGTCTTTGATTTTCAGTAAAATTACCCTTTGATGTTCCAATAATTGCTATACCAAAATCTCCAGGACCATTTGTATAACTAATGTTGTTACCTCTTGCTGCTGTTGAATTTTTTATTAAATCAATATCTAAAGAAACTTTTGAGTCATTGTACTTTCAAAATTTATTATTTGATATTTCTGTTATTATTTCCATACCAATGTATTTTTTTATATCAAATTCAATATAATTAATAAATTTAAAATATTCATAAAATAATTTTTCTTGTCCAAGATTATGATCAAAATAATCAAAATCTTTTGCTACATATCTTTCTACACTTCCAACAATATGTTCTCTTTTAGATGAAGTGTTTTTTGTATAATCAATATCATTAATGAATGTTAAATTATATAGACTTTTCATTGATTTAACTTTATAGTTATAAAGCATTTCAGATGTAAATTTTGTTGTTAAAATATTTGATGAGCTAAAGTTATTTTTATCATCATAACAAGTAACTAATAAACTTATTCCATCTTCTTTTGAATCGATAAAATAATTAGATTTTTTATCTCATTTTTTATAATAATAAACATTTGTTGTACCATATTGATCAATTTCCATAATTGTGTTTGGTTCAACAATTTTATCAGTTAAATCAACCTTACCTTCACTATCTAAATTTAAGTTAATCTCTCTATCAATTAAATTCTTTATTTGTTTATCTTCAGAATTTGATTTTATAAATAATTTATATTGATAATTTTTATTGTAATTATCAATTTTTAATACAAAACTATTATTTGTTTGTTCATA
This genomic window contains:
- a CDS encoding IS30 family transposase, with the translated sequence MKTYKHLTKEERCLIYFLWNKEKYSMNKIAKILNKNKSTISRELKRNTSSTGIYYSSTAHKKYIRRKSNCHMFFMLKYKNFTDLFIQKFNPKSHGVEATIFWIKENYPLVKVPSARQVFRWINSKIWKIQRRDCLRRKYVKGKRRKIGIFSKIDGKYCIPYSLRPEKINNRKEFGHWEADLIVSKRQSGYYHLLTLVERKTRLAIIRKIKGKNARSMMAKMYTIIRDEKLPIKSITVDNGLEFQMMGITAKQFNFKVYYCQPYSSFQRGSNENINGIVRRWYKKGTDFSLVSEDKIKTLEWKVNNIPRKMFGYKTAYQMYQENI
- a CDS encoding immunoglobulin domain-containing family protein, translated to MFTHNLKKILLTGSVTFGIATSAAIPFTTNMTFNNKKNDDSSIKVPGDDSNNEGNDSNNGSNPGDNENNNNNNNNNNNGGQDNNNGQVDEDKDKRIVITKQPTSIEVFQGETATFSFAYEAYDLSRDDKIFIQWYKNDQLLNNQTSQTLIINSVKQSDVGQYYATISVGTNSSNSQLFTTSNKVNLGVKDESLRYDSIVFGNDTPIASYHNYVENPVLKITVLVQFSKNGLLVYNGERVKVDFYIGDILAETLYASAGFNTLYAMIECDRSDFEGKEIYVVATYHKLVRKETINKWSDW